A single Candidatus Dadabacteria bacterium DNA region contains:
- a CDS encoding amino acid ABC transporter substrate-binding protein translates to MICSILETTRNHLPLVVFCGLVLLVAGCGGNDSDPKPVDAACADVGSVINDLASDPRNVVYGFYTDFEPMSYADTQDRSDPAFHRPLGYEPSLIEAVNELSGEWLQFRPIGIGEEFSGIWLLSAADPHNPFDMVGGGITVLPDRRYAQGDREREKPLITFGDGHVKIFQSLLVRNESSINSHDDLVSSHTVGLLKGTTGESRLLQLAEIADARGYLRPGTIITLEDDSTLTTEEQSHRITASESTTTPGIETRKRLVGPGDDIPEIQYFSSENEQIEAVTDGAVDAVARGEVGNQHAADNSNGELRVTAVDRDNSEDIAFSYPHTPEGDSLRGIMDKLINCLTDGGSIGFAQWHENPRIFLERAERNAP, encoded by the coding sequence ATGATCTGTTCAATACTGGAGACCACTCGCAATCATCTGCCGCTTGTCGTCTTTTGCGGCCTGGTCCTGCTTGTAGCGGGCTGTGGCGGTAACGACAGTGACCCCAAGCCGGTTGACGCCGCTTGCGCGGATGTGGGCAGCGTGATCAATGATCTGGCGTCCGACCCGAGAAATGTCGTTTATGGCTTTTATACCGATTTTGAGCCGATGAGCTATGCGGATACCCAGGACCGCAGCGACCCGGCGTTTCATCGTCCGCTTGGCTACGAGCCTTCCTTAATTGAAGCGGTCAACGAATTAAGCGGGGAATGGCTTCAGTTCAGGCCCATCGGTATCGGTGAAGAGTTCTCCGGCATCTGGCTGCTAAGCGCCGCCGACCCCCACAACCCTTTCGACATGGTTGGAGGCGGGATTACAGTCTTGCCGGACCGACGCTATGCTCAGGGCGACCGCGAGAGGGAAAAACCCCTGATTACTTTCGGCGATGGCCACGTGAAGATATTTCAATCATTGCTGGTGCGCAACGAATCCAGCATTAACAGCCACGACGACCTCGTCAGCTCCCACACCGTCGGCCTGCTGAAGGGCACGACCGGAGAGAGCCGCCTGCTGCAGCTTGCCGAAATCGCCGATGCCCGAGGCTACCTGCGGCCAGGTACGATCATCACGCTTGAGGACGACTCAACACTGACGACGGAGGAACAGAGCCACAGGATTACAGCTTCCGAGTCAACGACAACGCCGGGCATTGAAACCCGCAAGCGCTTGGTAGGGCCCGGCGACGACATCCCCGAGATTCAATACTTCTCCTCCGAGAACGAGCAGATTGAGGCGGTAACCGACGGCGCGGTGGACGCCGTCGCCCGGGGCGAGGTCGGCAACCAGCACGCGGCCGACAATTCCAACGGAGAATTGCGGGTTACGGCCGTTGACCGGGACAATTCCGAGGACATTGCTTTCAGCTATCCCCATACGCCGGAAGGCGACAGTTTGCGCGGGATAATGGACAAGCTGATAAACTGCCTTACGGACGGCGGCAGCATAGGCTTTGCGCAGTGGCATGAGAATCCGCGGATTTTTCTTGAGAGGGCGGAGCGTAACGCTCCGTGA
- the glmS gene encoding glutamine--fructose-6-phosphate transaminase (isomerizing) encodes MCGIVGYVGSSDRTKSVLCESLGRLEYRGYDSSGICFVENGRSRVIRSKGKLENLFTKLKDCEVTSSLGIAHTRWATHGDPSERNAHPQVSGPISVVHNGIVENYPELKEELVAAGYEFCSDTDTEVISHLIRDFTEKGNSLLESTRKAFEKIEGSYAVAVMSDTEPGKIIATRRFSPLIIARSGNECFLASDIPAILPYTREFIFLEDNDFVVLEENGISVTDAVGNDVSRDPTVVDWDPSVTEKSGYRHYMLKEIFEQPAAIFDTLRGKFTTDMRKVVFEDLDPSLLRNTQRIIIAACGTSYHAALIGKYMIEEVAGVNTQVELASEFRHRNPVVGPDSLFIAVSQSGETADTSEALLKAKELGMNSIGITNVALSKISRESDCVIATKAGPEIGVASTKSFTTQVMAFYLLSVYLAISRKTVDSKRARQLIADAISVSKLQQEVLGLDERLRELSRDFYGYRNFIYLGRGINYPVALEGALKLKEISYIHAEGYAAGEMKHGPIALIDRNMPVVFIAPEEDVYYKKLLGNFQEVKARGGRIIFITSDRELRLPDERDRKIVIPKSSYLVSPMVSVIPVQFMAYHIANILGTDVDQPRNLAKVVTVE; translated from the coding sequence ATGTGCGGAATAGTGGGATATGTGGGAAGTTCGGATAGAACCAAAAGCGTTCTCTGCGAAAGCTTGGGGAGATTAGAGTACAGGGGTTACGATTCTTCCGGGATATGCTTTGTCGAAAACGGCCGTTCCCGCGTCATAAGAAGCAAGGGAAAACTTGAAAATCTTTTCACCAAGCTAAAAGACTGCGAAGTGACCTCTTCACTCGGCATCGCTCACACCAGATGGGCCACCCACGGCGATCCCTCGGAGCGAAACGCCCACCCTCAGGTATCCGGTCCGATAAGCGTAGTGCATAACGGAATAGTGGAGAACTACCCCGAGCTTAAGGAGGAACTTGTTGCCGCAGGTTATGAATTTTGCTCCGATACCGATACCGAAGTCATCTCCCATCTGATCCGCGATTTTACGGAAAAAGGAAACTCCCTTCTTGAGTCAACGAGAAAAGCCTTTGAGAAAATAGAGGGCTCTTACGCCGTGGCGGTCATGTCGGATACAGAACCCGGGAAAATAATCGCCACCAGGCGTTTCTCTCCTCTTATAATAGCGCGCAGCGGAAACGAATGTTTTCTGGCTTCAGACATCCCTGCGATTCTGCCCTACACGAGGGAATTTATTTTCCTTGAGGATAACGATTTCGTGGTTCTAGAAGAAAACGGCATTTCCGTAACCGACGCCGTCGGCAATGACGTTAGCAGAGACCCGACGGTTGTGGACTGGGACCCTTCGGTAACCGAGAAGTCAGGATATCGCCATTACATGCTGAAAGAAATTTTCGAACAGCCCGCGGCCATCTTCGATACGCTTCGGGGGAAATTCACGACGGACATGAGGAAAGTGGTTTTTGAGGACTTGGATCCCTCGCTTTTGCGAAACACGCAAAGAATTATTATCGCGGCCTGTGGCACTTCCTACCACGCTGCTCTTATAGGGAAGTACATGATAGAGGAAGTCGCGGGAGTGAACACTCAGGTGGAGCTTGCATCGGAGTTTCGACACCGAAATCCGGTCGTTGGCCCCGACAGCCTTTTTATCGCGGTTTCTCAGTCGGGCGAGACTGCGGACACCTCGGAAGCGCTTCTAAAGGCCAAGGAACTCGGTATGAACTCAATCGGAATAACGAACGTTGCGCTGAGCAAAATCTCAAGAGAGTCTGACTGCGTCATAGCTACAAAGGCGGGACCTGAGATCGGGGTTGCCTCCACAAAGTCTTTCACGACGCAGGTAATGGCGTTCTATCTTCTTTCCGTATATCTCGCGATTTCAAGGAAGACGGTTGATTCAAAAAGGGCTAGGCAGCTGATAGCCGATGCCATATCGGTTTCAAAACTTCAGCAGGAAGTTCTTGGGCTCGATGAACGTCTCAGGGAGCTTTCAAGAGATTTTTACGGTTACAGGAATTTTATATATCTGGGCCGGGGAATTAATTACCCCGTGGCTCTTGAGGGAGCACTTAAGCTCAAAGAGATTTCATACATCCACGCCGAAGGATATGCCGCCGGGGAGATGAAGCACGGTCCCATAGCTCTTATAGACAGGAACATGCCCGTTGTGTTTATAGCTCCGGAGGAAGATGTATATTACAAAAAGCTCCTTGGAAATTTTCAGGAGGTAAAGGCCAGGGGAGGGCGAATAATTTTCATAACGTCGGATAGAGAGCTTCGACTTCCCGACGAAAGGGACAGGAAGATAGTGATTCCGAAAAGTTCTTATCTTGTAAGCCCGATGGTATCGGTTATCCCCGTTCAGTTCATGGCTTACCACATAGCCAATATTCTGGGGACAGATGTTGATCAGCCAAGGAATCTGGCCAAGGTTGTCACGGTTGAATAG
- a CDS encoding CoA pyrophosphatase: protein MMDVMDIREEIRKVLDPPGTLLDPGGEFLASAVLVMLCERGGDYGIWFIRRTEYRDDAFSGHVAFPGGKKKQSDATLVDTACREAGEELGFDAGKEVEILGEMDFVRPYTPSVRQYAVKPFVAMINDEVGFVPNYEVSEFFCVPVSHLVNPENRDVRERRRDGKTIDDYVFAYRNHIIWGLTGRILNEFFKKTSACLTM from the coding sequence TTGATGGACGTGATGGACATTCGAGAAGAAATAAGAAAGGTCTTGGATCCTCCGGGGACCCTCCTTGATCCAGGTGGGGAATTCTTGGCATCTGCCGTGCTGGTTATGCTCTGCGAGCGGGGCGGAGATTATGGAATATGGTTTATAAGAAGAACCGAATACAGGGATGACGCTTTTTCAGGTCACGTGGCCTTTCCGGGGGGAAAGAAAAAGCAAAGTGACGCGACTCTTGTTGATACGGCTTGCAGGGAGGCTGGAGAGGAGCTTGGTTTTGACGCCGGGAAGGAAGTAGAGATTCTCGGGGAAATGGATTTCGTGCGTCCCTACACTCCTTCTGTCAGACAGTATGCGGTAAAGCCTTTTGTAGCGATGATAAATGACGAAGTGGGGTTTGTTCCCAATTATGAGGTATCAGAATTTTTCTGCGTCCCGGTTTCCCACTTGGTTAACCCAGAAAACAGAGATGTAAGGGAAAGAAGACGTGATGGGAAGACAATAGATGATTACGTGTTTGCTTACCGCAATCACATAATATGGGGACTTACGGGGAGAATACTTAATGAATTCTTCAAGAAAACTTCGGCGTGTCTCACGATGTGA
- a CDS encoding DNA-directed RNA polymerase subunit omega: MARITIEDCLEKVENRFALSIAAMKRAGQISKGATVVASENDDNKHVVSALREIAEGKVNVIYPKDRDNY; encoded by the coding sequence ATGGCCAGAATTACAATTGAAGACTGCTTAGAGAAAGTTGAAAACAGGTTTGCTCTCTCCATCGCAGCGATGAAAAGAGCAGGCCAGATATCCAAGGGAGCTACCGTGGTGGCGTCTGAGAACGATGACAACAAACACGTTGTTTCGGCGTTAAGAGAGATAGCCGAAGGAAAGGTAAACGTCATATATCCCAAGGATAGAGATAATTACTGA
- a CDS encoding single-stranded DNA-binding protein, which translates to MAAVNKAIILGNLGRDPEVRYTPDGMAITTFSVATTEKRKDRDGNSQEQTEWHRVVTFGRTAEVCGEYLSKGSSVYVEGSIRTRSWDDREGNKRYTTEIVGRTVQFLSPRGEGGRQSRSEAPPPEDDFAYEEGTGMTDDDVPF; encoded by the coding sequence ATGGCAGCGGTTAACAAGGCTATAATACTCGGCAATCTGGGAAGGGACCCCGAAGTAAGATATACGCCTGACGGAATGGCGATTACTACTTTTTCGGTTGCCACAACGGAAAAACGCAAGGACAGGGACGGAAATTCCCAGGAACAGACCGAATGGCACAGGGTAGTGACGTTCGGCAGGACGGCGGAGGTATGCGGCGAGTACCTTTCCAAGGGAAGCTCGGTTTACGTGGAAGGTTCAATCAGGACCCGATCGTGGGATGACAGGGAAGGCAACAAAAGATACACGACCGAAATTGTCGGGAGGACGGTTCAGTTTCTCTCCCCCAGAGGGGAAGGCGGAAGGCAGAGCCGCTCCGAGGCGCCTCCGCCCGAGGATGATTTTGCCTACGAAGAGGGCACTGGTATGACGGACGACGACGTCCCGTTCTGA
- a CDS encoding alkaline phosphatase — MFSRKHLVYASAVLIFALLLVAIGFVLYGGSGRVSFEHGVASGDPLDDRVILWTRVTPKESQRKVRVRIEVASDEKFESVVYSSVKSTTAESDYTIKVDIKSLSAGTAYYYRFRSGETASVVGRTKTLPRGDVDSVRLAVFSCANYPTSHGGYFNVYGHAAETADIDAVVHLGDYIYEYGKAPDSGKDNSQGAGRDFPEYSDKEILTLDDYRRRYALYRTDPQLQALHATHPFIAVWDDHEVANDAYVGGAQNHNEDEGSFDARKEAALRAYYEWMPVRPVKENDSGRVYRSFSFGNLVELFMLDTRLAGREKQLSYKDYLDPDTGFNARSFREDIGSPERTLLGRDQLAWLQGKLADSTAAWQVLGQQVLMGRMNVPAEIIPHLGDRTPQVADLIDELTGIKERVLREDPSVTQDERDRVNTVLPYNLDAWDGYPAEREAVLGAAYGRDRNLIVLAGDTHNGWASNLKDAAGNQVGVEFATASVSSGGLETYLKLEPEQAEEFAWDLEVLVDGLVYSNTKDRGYMIVSFTPKRAKSRWIYVDTVKHPEFRELTSSGKALGVLPGAGNRELVPVGN; from the coding sequence CGTGAGTTTCGAACATGGTGTCGCAAGCGGTGATCCTCTGGATGACAGGGTTATTCTCTGGACGAGAGTCACTCCCAAGGAATCCCAGAGAAAAGTCAGGGTAAGGATCGAAGTCGCTTCGGATGAGAAGTTCGAAAGCGTTGTTTACAGTTCTGTTAAGAGCACTACGGCCGAGAGCGACTACACTATCAAGGTTGACATCAAGAGCCTTTCGGCAGGAACGGCTTATTACTACCGTTTTCGCTCAGGTGAGACCGCATCCGTTGTCGGCCGTACCAAGACCTTACCCCGGGGCGATGTGGATTCGGTCAGGCTGGCGGTGTTTTCATGTGCGAACTATCCTACTTCTCATGGCGGTTACTTTAACGTTTACGGCCACGCGGCGGAAACGGCTGACATCGATGCCGTGGTACACCTCGGCGATTATATCTACGAGTACGGCAAGGCGCCGGATTCCGGGAAAGATAATTCCCAAGGAGCCGGAAGGGACTTTCCGGAATACAGCGATAAGGAAATCCTGACGCTTGACGATTACCGAAGGCGCTACGCCCTATACAGAACTGATCCGCAGCTTCAGGCTCTTCATGCCACACATCCGTTCATCGCCGTCTGGGATGATCACGAGGTAGCAAACGACGCTTATGTGGGGGGTGCGCAAAACCACAACGAAGACGAAGGGAGTTTTGATGCGCGCAAAGAGGCTGCGCTTCGGGCGTATTACGAGTGGATGCCGGTTCGCCCCGTAAAAGAGAATGATTCCGGGCGGGTCTACCGCAGTTTTTCTTTCGGAAATCTGGTTGAACTTTTCATGCTCGATACCCGCCTTGCCGGACGGGAAAAACAGCTTAGTTACAAGGATTATCTTGACCCGGATACCGGTTTCAACGCCCGGAGTTTTCGTGAGGACATTGGTTCTCCCGAACGAACCCTGCTCGGTCGGGATCAGCTTGCCTGGCTTCAGGGGAAGCTTGCTGACTCAACCGCCGCTTGGCAGGTTCTGGGTCAGCAGGTGCTTATGGGCAGAATGAACGTTCCGGCTGAAATAATTCCCCATCTGGGCGATCGCACACCGCAGGTCGCGGATCTTATTGATGAACTGACCGGGATTAAGGAGCGGGTGTTGCGAGAAGATCCTTCCGTGACTCAGGATGAGCGGGACCGTGTAAACACTGTGCTTCCCTATAATCTTGATGCCTGGGACGGTTACCCTGCAGAACGCGAAGCGGTGTTAGGCGCGGCTTACGGAAGGGATAGGAACTTGATAGTGCTTGCCGGGGATACGCATAACGGGTGGGCAAGCAATCTCAAGGATGCGGCAGGTAATCAGGTAGGTGTCGAGTTCGCCACCGCGTCTGTGTCCTCGGGGGGTCTTGAGACTTATCTGAAACTTGAACCGGAGCAGGCCGAGGAATTTGCCTGGGATCTGGAAGTGCTGGTCGACGGTCTTGTCTACTCAAACACAAAGGATCGCGGTTATATGATTGTCAGTTTTACTCCGAAAAGGGCCAAGTCGCGGTGGATATATGTGGATACAGTCAAGCATCCGGAATTCAGGGAACTAACTTCAAGTGGAAAGGCCCTTGGTGTGCTTCCCGGCGCGGGAAATCGTGAACTTGTTCCTGTTGGTAATTAG
- the glmU gene encoding UDP-N-acetylglucosamine diphosphorylase/glucosamine-1-phosphate N-acetyltransferase codes for MSLAVIILAAGKGVRMNSQLPKVLHPILKKPMLRYVLETAQKMEPEKIVLVLGYDSELVKEEVSDYPVETVIQEPQLGTGHAVLCCEDSFRDFSGDILILSGDVPAISSFSLREFTDSHVKNGADLSLMSTLVEEPDGYGRVLRNAEGEVLRVVEDKDATADEKKENEINAGVYCVNSSFLWESLGGLSSENSQGEYYLPGIVDLCISRKRRLLAFSLADPKEVSGVNSREQLGEAEKTMRQAINRRHMGNGVTIEDPETTYISDSVSIGRDTTVCPNTYIYGETSIGDGCRIGPSVYIEGSRIGNNVEIRFSSYLTGCEVENGVVMGPFCHLRPEARIKDGAKIGNFVEIKKSEIGVGSKVPHLSYVGDADIGDGVNIGAGTITCNYDGVNKHRTVVEDRAFIGSDTMLVAPIRVGKDATTAAGSTITKDVSPGALAIERAGQKEITGWAERKGVKKRRS; via the coding sequence ATGTCTCTGGCCGTTATAATCTTGGCGGCGGGCAAGGGAGTCCGCATGAATTCGCAACTCCCCAAGGTGCTGCACCCAATCTTGAAAAAGCCCATGTTGCGCTATGTCCTTGAGACGGCGCAGAAGATGGAGCCTGAGAAGATAGTGCTTGTCCTGGGATATGATTCGGAGCTTGTGAAGGAGGAGGTCTCGGATTACCCGGTGGAGACGGTCATCCAGGAACCGCAGCTTGGAACCGGGCACGCGGTTTTGTGCTGCGAGGATTCATTTCGGGATTTTTCCGGGGACATTCTCATACTAAGCGGAGATGTTCCCGCAATAAGTTCTTTTTCTCTGCGCGAGTTTACGGATTCTCACGTGAAAAACGGAGCGGACCTCTCATTAATGTCCACTCTGGTGGAGGAACCCGACGGATACGGGAGAGTATTGAGGAATGCCGAAGGGGAAGTGCTTCGCGTGGTTGAGGACAAAGACGCCACGGCTGACGAGAAGAAGGAAAACGAGATAAATGCAGGCGTTTACTGCGTGAATTCCTCCTTTCTCTGGGAGAGCCTAGGCGGACTTAGCAGTGAAAACAGCCAGGGGGAATATTACCTGCCAGGAATTGTGGATCTCTGCATTTCCCGCAAACGCAGACTTTTGGCTTTTAGCTTGGCGGATCCAAAGGAGGTGTCCGGAGTGAACAGCAGAGAGCAACTCGGCGAGGCGGAAAAAACCATGAGACAGGCAATAAACCGCCGCCACATGGGAAACGGGGTTACCATAGAGGATCCCGAAACCACCTACATATCAGACTCTGTCAGCATAGGGAGGGATACAACCGTGTGTCCCAATACCTATATTTACGGCGAAACCAGTATAGGCGATGGTTGTCGCATAGGACCGTCTGTATACATTGAAGGTTCACGTATAGGAAACAATGTCGAGATAAGGTTTTCTTCGTATCTTACGGGGTGTGAAGTCGAAAACGGCGTAGTGATGGGTCCTTTCTGTCACCTGCGGCCCGAAGCTAGGATAAAAGACGGGGCCAAGATCGGCAATTTCGTTGAGATAAAGAAGTCAGAAATAGGGGTTGGCTCCAAGGTCCCGCATCTTTCCTACGTGGGAGATGCCGATATCGGCGACGGAGTTAATATCGGTGCCGGAACCATCACCTGCAACTACGACGGGGTAAACAAGCACAGAACCGTGGTCGAGGATCGCGCTTTCATAGGAAGCGACACCATGCTTGTTGCGCCGATCAGGGTTGGAAAAGATGCTACTACGGCCGCGGGTTCCACGATAACGAAAGATGTTTCCCCGGGTGCTCTGGCCATAGAACGTGCCGGGCAGAAGGAAATAACCGGCTGGGCGGAGAGAAAAGGGGTAAAGAAGAGGAGATCCTGA
- a CDS encoding hydantoinase/oxoprolinase family protein: MLSVGIDAGGTFTDFVFFDGKEISVNKVPSTPRDPSIAVLNGLKTHPVEFSHISEIIHGTTVATNALLEREGAKTCLITTRGFEDVIEIRRQNREKLYDLLWSPAVPLVLPELRFGVSERTDYRGCVLVCPDEAEVEKIKEEISSLGIEAIAVCFLHSYANPENERRVAAVLSELGIPITLSSELVAEFREYERTSTTVLNSYLIPKVNKYMRSLSRTLGEKSLSIMQSNGGVISAEQAAEEPAKIVLSGPAGGVVGAFEICALSGREKIITYDMGGTSTDISLCDGKISFTTENTLGGVALKVPMINISTIGAGGGSVAYIADGGILKVGPRSAGADPGPACYGKGVLPTVTDANIVLGRMDPGWFLGGEMNIYPERSFEAIRSLAPDHAAEEVAESVIRISNSNMEKALRVISVGRGYDPREFSLVSFGGAGGLHACELARSLGIREVVFPRNPGALSAYGMLLADSFKDYGITFFSSADGDHLRETDRKFADLEKLAREDLEREDLRFEKRVDARYRRQSHELTVSYSDSIASDFHREHERVYGYRKESSVVEIVTLRLRAYMPERKIDILPVSAVEAEPRFFTKDVIFEGKSIKAGCCERERLRPGFQLAGPCVLYERTATAFIPPDTACEVDDYGSVIVTLDP, encoded by the coding sequence ATGCTCTCGGTAGGCATAGACGCGGGAGGAACTTTCACCGATTTTGTTTTCTTCGATGGAAAGGAAATATCGGTAAACAAGGTTCCTTCCACTCCCCGCGATCCTTCGATAGCAGTACTGAACGGGCTTAAAACCCATCCCGTTGAGTTCTCCCATATATCGGAAATCATTCACGGAACCACCGTGGCCACGAATGCTCTTTTGGAACGGGAAGGGGCAAAGACCTGTCTTATTACCACAAGGGGTTTCGAAGACGTAATCGAGATCAGGCGGCAGAACAGGGAGAAACTGTATGATCTGCTATGGAGTCCGGCCGTCCCTCTTGTGTTACCGGAACTCAGGTTCGGGGTTTCCGAGAGAACGGATTATCGCGGTTGTGTGCTTGTCTGTCCGGATGAAGCAGAAGTGGAGAAAATAAAGGAGGAGATATCTTCTCTCGGTATTGAGGCGATAGCGGTTTGTTTTCTCCATTCGTACGCAAACCCCGAGAATGAACGCAGGGTTGCGGCCGTGCTTTCCGAACTCGGTATCCCGATTACCCTCTCCTCTGAGCTTGTCGCGGAATTCAGGGAGTATGAGAGAACTTCGACGACGGTTCTTAATTCCTATCTGATTCCAAAAGTGAACAAGTACATGCGTTCGCTCTCCCGTACCCTCGGGGAAAAATCTCTTTCCATCATGCAGTCAAACGGTGGGGTTATATCTGCTGAGCAAGCGGCCGAAGAACCTGCAAAAATAGTTCTTTCCGGTCCCGCCGGGGGGGTGGTCGGGGCGTTTGAGATATGTGCGCTCTCCGGGAGAGAGAAAATTATTACCTACGACATGGGTGGAACTTCGACAGACATATCCCTTTGCGACGGCAAAATAAGCTTTACGACCGAGAACACCCTGGGAGGCGTTGCGCTTAAGGTGCCGATGATAAACATCTCGACCATAGGGGCCGGAGGCGGTTCAGTCGCTTACATTGCCGACGGGGGCATTCTTAAGGTCGGCCCGCGAAGCGCCGGCGCTGATCCCGGCCCCGCGTGTTACGGGAAAGGCGTTCTGCCGACCGTAACAGACGCCAATATAGTTCTCGGGAGAATGGACCCCGGCTGGTTTCTGGGTGGCGAGATGAATATATACCCCGAAAGGTCATTTGAAGCGATTCGCTCTCTCGCCCCGGATCATGCCGCGGAGGAAGTCGCCGAATCCGTAATCAGGATTTCAAATTCAAACATGGAAAAGGCCCTCCGCGTGATATCGGTCGGTAGAGGCTACGATCCGAGAGAATTTTCGCTTGTTTCATTCGGCGGCGCGGGAGGTCTTCATGCCTGCGAGCTTGCCCGCTCCCTTGGTATACGAGAGGTCGTGTTTCCCCGAAATCCCGGTGCACTCTCCGCCTACGGGATGCTTCTTGCCGACTCTTTCAAGGATTACGGAATCACGTTTTTTTCCTCGGCGGACGGGGATCATCTTAGGGAGACTGACAGAAAGTTCGCGGATCTCGAGAAGCTCGCGCGCGAGGACCTCGAAAGAGAGGACCTAAGGTTCGAAAAGCGTGTCGATGCGAGGTACCGAAGGCAGTCCCATGAACTGACTGTTTCCTATAGTGACTCCATAGCTTCGGATTTTCACCGCGAGCATGAAAGAGTTTACGGATACAGGAAGGAATCTTCCGTCGTCGAGATCGTGACCCTGAGACTCAGGGCCTATATGCCGGAGCGAAAAATAGATATTCTTCCCGTTTCTGCTGTGGAGGCGGAGCCCCGGTTCTTTACAAAGGATGTGATTTTTGAGGGCAAGAGCATTAAGGCCGGATGCTGCGAAAGGGAAAGACTACGGCCGGGTTTTCAACTTGCAGGTCCCTGCGTTCTTTACGAGAGAACCGCCACTGCTTTTATCCCTCCCGATACCGCCTGTGAAGTGGACGATTACGGAAGCGTTATAGTGACCCTCGATCCGTAG